In a genomic window of Paracoccaceae bacterium:
- a CDS encoding ABC transporter permease, with protein sequence MGLFILRRLGVMILTALCLTFVVFWLTNLYPNLEKLAKTQGNFRMSDEAVESYLGKNGYLQPMPVKFGQWLGVLPGWTLEDEGVMTGKCFVADTPVEEQRSFCGVLQGDWGQSTVFKDDVGSIVSTRLGLTGKLMFFVMMVMVPMALLIGVLAGMREGSKLDRSLSTFSIASTATPEYVSGVIFIAVFASSAFGLKWFKGSATSAMESVTFENFTLPVITIALYGMGYIARMTRASMTEVMTAQYIRTARLKGVKFSDIVLKHALRNALIAPFTVIMLQFPWLLNGVVIVETLFNYKGFGWLLVQAASNNDIELLLAVSVVSVIVVLVTQLISDIGYVYLNPRIRIA encoded by the coding sequence ATGGGACTATTTATACTCAGACGGCTGGGCGTGATGATATTGACCGCGCTTTGCCTGACGTTCGTCGTCTTCTGGTTGACGAATCTCTATCCGAACCTCGAAAAGCTCGCCAAGACTCAAGGCAATTTCCGCATGTCCGATGAGGCCGTGGAAAGCTACCTCGGGAAAAACGGCTACCTGCAACCGATGCCCGTGAAATTCGGCCAATGGTTGGGCGTTTTGCCGGGCTGGACGCTGGAAGATGAAGGCGTAATGACGGGCAAATGCTTTGTTGCTGATACGCCTGTCGAAGAACAGCGCAGCTTTTGTGGCGTTTTGCAGGGTGATTGGGGTCAGTCGACCGTTTTCAAGGACGATGTGGGGTCTATTGTCAGCACGCGCTTGGGGTTGACGGGTAAACTGATGTTCTTTGTGATGATGGTCATGGTGCCCATGGCGCTTCTGATCGGGGTGCTTGCAGGCATGCGGGAGGGATCGAAACTCGACCGATCGCTCTCGACCTTTTCCATCGCCTCAACCGCCACCCCGGAATATGTGTCGGGGGTTATATTTATCGCCGTTTTCGCCTCCTCAGCCTTTGGACTGAAATGGTTCAAAGGATCGGCAACCTCAGCCATGGAAAGCGTGACGTTTGAGAATTTCACCCTGCCGGTGATCACCATCGCGCTTTACGGGATGGGATACATTGCCCGCATGACACGCGCTTCGATGACCGAAGTCATGACCGCGCAATACATCCGAACGGCTCGGCTCAAAGGCGTCAAATTTTCGGACATAGTTTTGAAACACGCGCTCAGAAACGCGCTGATCGCGCCCTTTACCGTCATCATGTTGCAATTCCCGTGGCTGTTAAACGGGGTGGTGATCGTCGAGACGCTGTTCAACTACAAGGGCTTTGGCTGGTTGCTGGTTCAGGCGGCCTCAAACAATGACATCGAACTGCTGCTGGCGGTCTCGGTTGTCTCAGTCATCGTGGTGCTGGTGACCCAGCTGATATCGGATATCGGCTATGTCTACCTCAATCCACGCATCCGGATCGCATAA
- the miaA gene encoding tRNA (adenosine(37)-N6)-dimethylallyltransferase MiaA, whose protein sequence is MTPFASQNAKTLLASLSRERPVLIAGPTASGKSALAMEIAQQHGGVIVNADASQVYACWRTLTARPTEAEEAAARHRLYGHKKARDQYSTGHWLREVTGLLDTAERPIIVGGTGLYFQALTQGLADIPPTPESVRVQGDALSLPALLDALDAPTKARIDTANRARVQRAWEVLRATQRSLAEWQEQPIHPVLPIVQAETIVFDVDKNWLNERIEKRFDVMIANGALEEARSVWPDFDPALPAHRAIGARELMAHLSGKMSLEDARAQTIIATRQFAKRQRTWFRSKMRGWSPFSPHIAGGHLY, encoded by the coding sequence ATGACCCCCTTTGCCAGCCAAAACGCCAAAACCCTGCTTGCATCCCTGTCGCGCGAAAGACCTGTCTTGATCGCCGGGCCGACTGCCTCGGGAAAATCTGCCTTGGCGATGGAAATCGCGCAGCAGCATGGCGGTGTCATCGTGAATGCGGATGCCAGCCAGGTCTACGCGTGCTGGCGGACCCTCACCGCGCGACCCACTGAAGCGGAAGAAGCCGCCGCAAGGCACAGGCTATATGGGCACAAGAAGGCCCGAGACCAATATTCGACCGGACATTGGCTGCGCGAGGTGACCGGGCTACTGGATACCGCCGAACGCCCCATCATTGTGGGCGGCACAGGGCTTTATTTTCAAGCTTTGACCCAAGGTCTGGCGGATATTCCCCCAACGCCGGAGTCCGTCCGTGTGCAGGGCGATGCGCTGTCGCTTCCTGCACTGCTCGACGCGCTGGATGCACCAACCAAAGCTCGGATCGACACGGCCAATCGCGCCCGTGTACAACGCGCCTGGGAAGTGCTGCGCGCCACCCAACGCAGCCTTGCCGAGTGGCAAGAGCAGCCAATTCATCCCGTCCTGCCCATCGTGCAAGCAGAAACAATCGTCTTTGATGTAGACAAAAACTGGCTCAACGAGCGTATTGAAAAACGTTTCGATGTGATGATCGCCAACGGCGCGCTGGAAGAGGCCCGCAGCGTTTGGCCGGATTTCGATCCGGCGCTGCCCGCGCATCGTGCAATTGGCGCACGCGAGTTGATGGCCCATCTGAGCGGTAAAATGTCCTTGGAGGACGCCCGCGCGCAAACAATCATTGCCACGCGGCAATTCGCAAAACGCCAACGCACCTGGTTTCGCTCAAAAATGCGCGGTTGGTCGCCCTTCTCGCCGCATATTGCTGGCGGGCACTTGTATTAA
- a CDS encoding AraC family transcriptional regulator, whose product MALGALSIKSLSQLSKGQDWRLSLAHDRAENLMIWITRGQGRLLLDGQRLGVGTHNAIVVPSRSLFALDLGRQGVGQVVVIPEATELSVPQMPRLLRIRDGSVMNDLTTLIDAATREQTNGKPLRAQSMDAYGALITVWVHRQLGLEEHALPRRKAGTRLSAAYCKRISMYFSHPMTMADHAEALGVTPTHLTRACKAATGKTAADLLTERVLHEARCLLAATKVPAQDIARHLGFGSAAYFTRFMLHHTKETPTALRKASKRLDEAA is encoded by the coding sequence ATGGCACTGGGCGCGCTGAGTATCAAATCACTGTCTCAACTCAGTAAAGGTCAGGACTGGCGCTTGTCCCTCGCGCATGACCGGGCTGAAAATCTGATGATCTGGATCACGCGCGGGCAAGGCCGACTCCTGCTGGATGGGCAGCGCCTCGGCGTGGGCACCCACAACGCGATCGTTGTACCGTCGCGATCCCTCTTTGCACTTGATCTTGGTCGCCAAGGCGTCGGACAGGTCGTCGTAATTCCGGAAGCCACGGAGTTGTCGGTGCCGCAGATGCCCAGACTTCTGCGCATCCGCGACGGCTCAGTGATGAATGATCTGACCACTCTGATTGATGCGGCCACACGCGAACAGACCAACGGCAAACCCCTGCGCGCACAGTCCATGGATGCTTACGGTGCCCTCATCACCGTGTGGGTGCATCGCCAATTGGGATTGGAGGAACACGCGTTGCCGCGGCGCAAGGCAGGAACGCGCCTGAGCGCGGCTTATTGCAAGCGGATCAGCATGTATTTTTCGCATCCCATGACGATGGCAGATCACGCCGAGGCTCTCGGGGTCACGCCGACGCACCTGACTCGCGCCTGCAAGGCGGCCACCGGCAAAACAGCAGCGGATCTGCTGACAGAGCGCGTGTTGCATGAGGCAAGATGTTTACTGGCGGCAACAAAGGTGCCCGCGCAGGATATCGCGCGACATCTTGGCTTCGGCAGTGCCGCTTACTTCACACGTTTCATGCTACACCACACGAAAGAAACCCCAACTGCGCTGCGCAAAGCTTCCAAACGACTGGATGAGGCCGCATAG
- the uppS gene encoding polyprenyl diphosphate synthase: MAGVPQPKIDLIPGCPRHVAIIMDGNGRWATQRGRPRLYGHHAGARRVREIVESCPQIGVDYLTIFAFSTENWKRTQVEVAGLMSLFRRYIVRETRALITSGVRVRFIGDRLRLDDKLISMMHDLEVATEQNTRVHLTIALNYGGRDEVARATKRLAADVAEGRLQPDDVDEETLPRYLDTYVLPDPDLVIRTSGEARISNFLLWQAAYSEYEFVDTLWPDFTREEFQELCTAYGGRERRYGGVLG, translated from the coding sequence ATGGCAGGTGTGCCGCAACCTAAAATCGATCTGATACCGGGATGTCCGCGCCATGTTGCAATCATTATGGATGGCAACGGCAGATGGGCGACGCAACGTGGACGACCGCGCTTGTATGGCCACCATGCCGGCGCGAGGCGTGTCCGTGAAATCGTGGAAAGCTGCCCGCAAATCGGCGTCGACTATCTGACGATCTTTGCGTTCTCCACCGAAAACTGGAAACGCACGCAGGTTGAAGTGGCTGGATTGATGAGCCTTTTTCGCCGCTATATTGTGCGCGAAACCCGAGCGCTGATCACCTCCGGGGTGCGTGTTCGTTTCATCGGAGACCGCCTGCGTCTGGATGATAAGCTGATCTCGATGATGCATGATCTGGAAGTCGCCACCGAGCAGAACACCCGCGTCCATCTGACAATCGCCCTGAACTATGGCGGTCGCGACGAAGTGGCGCGCGCCACCAAACGTTTGGCAGCAGACGTCGCCGAGGGGCGCTTGCAACCCGACGATGTGGATGAGGAGACCCTGCCGCGATACTTGGATACATATGTTCTGCCTGACCCGGATCTGGTCATACGCACCAGCGGTGAGGCGCGCATCTCCAACTTTCTGCTCTGGCAGGCGGCCTATTCCGAATATGAATTTGTCGACACGCTGTGGCCCGATTTCACCCGCGAAGAGTTTCAGGAACTCTGTACGGCCTATGGCGGCCGCGAACGTCGCTATGGTGGGGTGCTTGGGTGA
- a CDS encoding phosphatidate cytidylyltransferase: MNAAPERWSDLAARMGSGAAMVVFGLWGVWAGGHIFHAMVAVICGLMVWELAVMLRAPRDKALQLGLLTGCAAFVAIYLPTGFALPILLAAALVGFGQLQQFRTIYMVFSVMVVLAGYGMMSVRDDLGFYWMLWLVLVVVATDVVGYFAGRMIGGPKFWPRVSPKKTWAGTGFGWVGAAVVGALFMANTGAGMQLIGISVAVSMASQMGDIAESAIKRRAGVKDSSNLIPGHGGLLDRFDGMLGAAVFLLIIGGPLMGSAVVPG, encoded by the coding sequence GTGAATGCAGCGCCTGAAAGGTGGTCGGATCTTGCCGCGCGCATGGGGTCGGGGGCGGCAATGGTCGTTTTCGGTCTATGGGGCGTCTGGGCAGGGGGTCATATTTTCCATGCGATGGTTGCCGTCATTTGTGGATTGATGGTTTGGGAGCTCGCAGTGATGCTGCGCGCGCCCAGAGACAAGGCGTTGCAACTGGGCCTGCTGACGGGCTGTGCCGCCTTTGTTGCGATTTATCTGCCGACCGGATTTGCCTTGCCCATTCTCTTGGCGGCAGCGCTTGTAGGATTTGGCCAACTGCAGCAGTTCAGAACGATCTACATGGTTTTTTCGGTGATGGTGGTGCTGGCTGGCTACGGCATGATGTCGGTGCGTGACGATCTGGGCTTTTATTGGATGCTCTGGCTGGTCCTGGTGGTTGTCGCCACGGATGTGGTTGGCTATTTCGCCGGACGCATGATTGGCGGGCCAAAATTCTGGCCGCGCGTCAGCCCCAAGAAAACTTGGGCCGGCACCGGATTTGGCTGGGTTGGGGCGGCTGTTGTTGGCGCTTTGTTCATGGCCAATACCGGAGCAGGGATGCAATTGATCGGCATATCAGTCGCGGTGTCCATGGCCAGCCAGATGGGGGACATTGCCGAAAGCGCAATAAAGCGCCGCGCTGGCGTAAAGGACAGCTCCAACCTGATCCCCGGACATGGCGGCTTGTTGGACCGGTTTGACGGCATGTTGGGTGCTGCCGTGTTTTTGTTGATCATCGGTGGGCCCCTGATGGGGTCTGCTGTGGTGCCGGGGTAG
- a CDS encoding ABC transporter permease, giving the protein MEELSWGGILARMFLQLGPVWIALIVLFAVSMTYKRRLGLYGKLFDSTIGMIGFALVMFWVFVGIFGGPLDMLVTHDPLSQVSGMKNKIPGTPMRGAEEGEYAWFLLGGDNLARDVFSRLIKGAWVVVQIAPIATLFAFMVGITLGLPAGYYGGRLDTILSFLANLILAFPVILLFYLLVTPEIVLTGIPNYMALFLFVFPLIFVCILLNSRYYTQPKVRTPLLIGVLGGLAWLYLSLVSTNGSVVATPTYSIPGIPAFLDLFDIDPGILVVFVSVVFVNSPTVFRIVRGLALDIKTRDYVAAAQTRGEGPWYIMLWEILPNARGPLIVDFCLRIGYTTILLGTLGFFGLGLESESPDWGSTINAGRRLLALYPHAAIAPALALLTLVLGLNLLADGLREESLRD; this is encoded by the coding sequence ATGGAAGAATTATCCTGGGGCGGCATTCTCGCCCGCATGTTCCTTCAACTCGGTCCGGTCTGGATCGCGCTGATTGTTCTTTTCGCCGTGTCGATGACATATAAACGCCGTCTCGGCCTCTATGGAAAACTGTTTGACAGCACCATCGGCATGATCGGTTTCGCGCTGGTGATGTTCTGGGTTTTCGTCGGTATCTTCGGCGGACCGCTGGACATGCTGGTGACGCATGATCCGCTCAGTCAGGTGTCGGGGATGAAGAACAAGATACCCGGCACACCGATGCGCGGCGCGGAAGAAGGCGAATATGCCTGGTTCCTGCTGGGCGGCGACAACCTTGCGCGCGACGTCTTCAGCCGCCTGATCAAAGGCGCGTGGGTCGTTGTGCAAATCGCGCCCATTGCTACGCTCTTTGCCTTTATGGTGGGAATCACGCTGGGCCTTCCGGCGGGTTATTATGGCGGGCGTCTGGACACGATCCTGTCGTTTCTGGCGAACCTGATCCTCGCTTTCCCGGTGATCTTGCTGTTTTATCTGCTGGTGACCCCGGAGATCGTGCTGACGGGCATCCCGAATTATATGGCGCTGTTCCTCTTTGTGTTTCCGCTGATTTTTGTCTGTATCCTGCTGAATTCGCGATATTACACGCAACCAAAGGTGCGCACGCCGCTGTTGATCGGGGTCTTGGGCGGGTTGGCGTGGCTTTACCTGTCGCTTGTTTCAACGAATGGCTCGGTGGTTGCCACACCAACCTATTCGATCCCCGGCATACCGGCGTTCCTGGATCTCTTTGACATCGATCCGGGGATTCTGGTCGTGTTCGTTTCGGTGGTCTTTGTGAACTCGCCCACGGTCTTTCGGATCGTGCGCGGTCTCGCACTGGACATAAAAACGCGGGACTATGTGGCAGCCGCACAAACGCGCGGCGAAGGACCCTGGTACATCATGCTGTGGGAAATCCTGCCCAATGCACGCGGGCCGCTGATCGTCGATTTCTGCCTGAGGATTGGCTACACCACCATCCTTCTGGGGACGTTGGGTTTCTTTGGTTTGGGCTTGGAGTCAGAAAGCCCGGACTGGGGCAGCACGATCAACGCCGGGCGACGTTTGCTGGCGCTTTATCCGCATGCGGCGATTGCACCTGCACTGGCGCTGCTGACGCTGGTGCTGGGGTTGAACCTGCTGGCGGACGGGCTGCGCGAGGAATCCCTGCGCGATTGA
- the dxr gene encoding 1-deoxy-D-xylulose-5-phosphate reductoisomerase has protein sequence MRRISIFGATGSIGQNTIDLIARAPEEYSVVALTGARNITKLAADAIRLNAEVAVTAHDHLLPDLRAALAGSGVEAQAGTQAIVEAATRPADWTMSGIVGAAGLAPGLEALKQGQTLALANKESLVCAGALMLETAKNHGAQLLPVDSEHSAVFQGLAGEDMSAVERVIITASGGAFRDWPIEDLAHATLDQASSHPNWDMGQRITIDSASMFNKAMELIETREYFGVRPDQIEVVVHPESLIHALVGFVDGGLMAHVGPPDMRHAIGYALHWPKRREIPVERLDLAQIATLSFRAPCEIRWPALRLAREVMQTGGLAGAVFNASKETALDQFIAGHIGFNEMATIVEEVLDIVSGMPGHIDATMTLDNVAQVDHLARQETQRVINKRAG, from the coding sequence ATGCGTCGGATCAGCATTTTTGGTGCCACGGGTTCGATCGGCCAGAACACAATTGACTTGATCGCCCGCGCGCCAGAGGAGTACAGCGTTGTGGCGCTGACCGGTGCGCGTAACATCACCAAACTGGCAGCTGATGCCATCCGGTTGAACGCGGAGGTGGCGGTCACCGCGCATGATCATCTGCTGCCCGACTTGCGCGCCGCCTTGGCAGGTTCAGGCGTTGAGGCGCAGGCGGGAACGCAGGCCATTGTTGAGGCCGCAACGCGCCCTGCGGATTGGACCATGTCCGGAATCGTCGGGGCCGCTGGGCTGGCACCGGGTCTTGAGGCGCTTAAACAGGGGCAGACGTTGGCGTTGGCCAATAAGGAATCTCTGGTCTGCGCTGGCGCGCTTATGCTGGAAACCGCTAAAAATCATGGCGCGCAACTTTTGCCAGTGGACAGCGAGCATTCCGCAGTTTTTCAAGGGCTCGCCGGGGAGGATATGAGCGCAGTCGAGCGGGTAATCATTACAGCCAGCGGTGGTGCGTTTCGGGACTGGCCGATCGAAGATCTGGCGCATGCAACGCTTGATCAGGCCTCCAGTCATCCGAATTGGGACATGGGTCAGCGGATTACAATCGATTCAGCATCCATGTTCAACAAGGCGATGGAACTCATTGAAACACGGGAATATTTCGGCGTGCGCCCGGATCAGATCGAAGTGGTCGTGCATCCTGAATCCCTGATCCATGCCTTGGTCGGCTTTGTTGACGGTGGCCTGATGGCGCATGTGGGCCCGCCGGACATGCGCCACGCCATCGGATATGCATTGCACTGGCCAAAGCGCCGGGAAATTCCTGTCGAACGGCTCGATCTGGCGCAGATCGCGACCCTTAGTTTCCGCGCGCCATGCGAGATACGCTGGCCCGCACTCAGGCTGGCGCGCGAGGTCATGCAAACCGGGGGCCTTGCGGGCGCGGTTTTCAACGCGTCCAAAGAAACCGCACTGGATCAATTCATCGCAGGCCATATCGGTTTCAATGAAATGGCAACCATTGTAGAAGAAGTTCTGGACATCGTTTCGGGCATGCCCGGCCATATTGATGCCACCATGACCCTTGATAACGTCGCCCAAGTGGACCATCTGGCACGACAAGAGACCCAGAGGGTCATTAACAAAAGAGCAGGTTAG
- the frr gene encoding ribosome recycling factor: MSDDFMLDTDDLERRMDGAMANLRTEFASLRTGRASAAMLEPVMVDAYGSMTPVNQVGTVNVPEPRMVTINVWDKGLVGKVEKAIRESGLGINPQLNGTIIMLPIPELNEERRRELTKVAGQYAENARVSVRNVRRDGMDQIKKAKSDGMSEDDQKIWEGEVQEITDRAIKSVDEMLENKQTEIMQV, from the coding sequence ATGTCAGACGACTTTATGCTCGACACCGATGATCTGGAGAGGCGCATGGATGGCGCGATGGCCAATTTGCGCACGGAGTTTGCGTCGCTGCGCACAGGGCGGGCTTCTGCTGCCATGCTGGAGCCGGTGATGGTGGATGCCTACGGGTCCATGACACCGGTCAATCAGGTCGGGACTGTGAACGTGCCCGAGCCCCGGATGGTGACAATAAATGTCTGGGACAAGGGCCTCGTGGGGAAGGTTGAAAAAGCAATTCGTGAAAGCGGGCTTGGCATAAATCCGCAACTGAATGGCACAATCATCATGCTGCCGATTCCGGAATTGAACGAAGAACGCCGCCGTGAACTGACCAAAGTCGCCGGGCAATATGCGGAAAACGCGCGGGTGTCTGTGCGCAATGTGCGCCGTGACGGGATGGACCAGATCAAAAAGGCAAAGTCAGATGGGATGTCGGAAGACGACCAGAAAATCTGGGAAGGCGAAGTGCAGGAAATTACCGATCGCGCGATCAAATCCGTTGATGAGATGCTCGAAAACAAGCAAACCGAAATCATGCAGGTTTAG
- the rseP gene encoding RIP metalloprotease RseP has product MDIFALIPQFGGFVWTVAAFVLALSVIVAIHEYGHYIVGRWSGIHADVFSLGFGPVLWSRVDHRGTKWQVAALPFGGYVKFAGDANAASGRDDAAMAAAADNPERLRATMHGAPLWARAATVAAGPIFNFALSIIVFACVVLTSGVARDQLAVGELRPLPVADRGLEVGDEILRINGAEVPSTEETQAYADFIDAIPRQPLLEYTVLRGQSERDVTDAYILPPLVNGVSPQSAAFGAGLEVGDVITAIDGTPIFSFDELKAAVEGGNGASLALMVWRAGDELDVTLTPKRVDEPQPGGGFATQWRIGIAGGLAFEAATQTPGVGEALMAGVRQTGRIIEGSLSGLGHMITGAISTCNLSGPIGIAQTSGAMASQGAESFIWFIAVLSTAVGLLNLFPVPALDGGHLVFYAYEAVTGKPPSDKALRVLMTFGLATVLTLMVFALGNDLFCP; this is encoded by the coding sequence TTGGATATTTTTGCGTTGATCCCCCAGTTTGGCGGATTTGTCTGGACGGTCGCGGCCTTTGTGCTGGCGCTCTCCGTGATCGTCGCGATCCATGAATATGGCCATTACATTGTGGGGCGTTGGTCGGGCATTCACGCCGATGTTTTCTCGCTGGGTTTTGGCCCGGTGCTTTGGTCCCGCGTCGATCATCGGGGCACTAAATGGCAGGTGGCAGCGTTACCCTTTGGCGGATATGTGAAATTTGCGGGTGACGCTAATGCGGCCTCTGGTCGGGATGACGCGGCCATGGCCGCGGCGGCAGATAACCCCGAAAGGTTGCGCGCAACCATGCATGGTGCCCCTTTGTGGGCGCGCGCCGCAACGGTTGCGGCAGGCCCGATCTTTAATTTTGCGCTGTCCATAATTGTTTTTGCCTGCGTGGTTTTGACCAGCGGCGTGGCACGGGATCAATTGGCAGTCGGCGAATTGCGGCCCTTGCCGGTTGCGGATCGCGGTTTGGAAGTCGGGGATGAAATCCTGCGCATCAATGGCGCTGAGGTGCCAAGCACCGAAGAAACTCAGGCATACGCGGACTTCATAGACGCCATCCCGCGGCAACCCTTGCTGGAGTATACCGTGCTGCGCGGCCAGTCCGAACGCGATGTGACCGACGCCTACATACTGCCACCGCTGGTCAACGGGGTCAGCCCGCAAAGCGCGGCCTTTGGCGCCGGTTTGGAAGTGGGTGATGTGATAACGGCCATCGACGGCACGCCAATTTTTTCATTTGATGAGCTCAAAGCCGCCGTCGAAGGTGGGAACGGTGCCTCGCTGGCGCTGATGGTGTGGCGTGCGGGCGATGAATTAGACGTCACACTGACACCCAAACGGGTGGATGAACCCCAACCCGGCGGCGGTTTTGCGACCCAGTGGCGTATCGGTATCGCTGGCGGGCTTGCTTTTGAAGCGGCCACGCAAACGCCTGGTGTTGGCGAAGCGTTAATGGCTGGCGTGCGTCAGACGGGTCGCATCATCGAGGGATCTCTTTCCGGGCTGGGCCACATGATCACGGGCGCGATCAGTACCTGTAACCTCAGCGGACCCATAGGGATCGCGCAGACATCAGGTGCTATGGCCAGTCAGGGTGCGGAATCCTTTATCTGGTTTATTGCCGTGCTGAGCACGGCCGTTGGGCTGTTGAACCTGTTTCCCGTCCCCGCACTTGATGGCGGACATCTGGTGTTTTACGCCTATGAAGCCGTGACGGGCAAGCCGCCGAGCGACAAGGCACTACGGGTTTTAATGACCTTTGGGCTCGCAACGGTACTGACTTTGATGGTTTTTGCCCTGGGGAACGATCTGTTCTGCCCGTAA